A stretch of Chitinophaga caeni DNA encodes these proteins:
- the creD gene encoding cell envelope integrity protein CreD, with protein sequence MKEQASEPWYIRFALYVKAAIIGFSMILLLIPVNMVMELFRERQSRQQEAIEEVSSKWANEQIVAGPILAIPKLDRSDYFYILPSQLDIENQLDAETRHRGIFPVSLFRNNITLKASFPGQLPLPTLNQDLDWAHAKLIVGISDLRGVDEVSQASLDGVALEMHPGAPGLKVVNSCLSADINLEGKQSSAAGMLSLVKLQLRGSGEMNFAPVGNQTNVKMQSSWEHPAFNGAFLPTQHSLNNGFTASWNIMSINRVFPQSWMGNEYSMLTSDFGVELRSPITNYQMATRSVKYAVLVIALTFLVFFCFEFTRKATFHPLHYILVGFAECVFYSLLIAISEHLAFSLAYGIAAVMTVGLIAGFTWSITRQLGPALFIGIMMAGLYGFLYWVIQSEDNALLMGSVLLFIVIAIVMFLTRNLRWQNFAIARNS encoded by the coding sequence ATGAAAGAGCAAGCATCCGAACCCTGGTACATCCGTTTCGCGCTTTACGTAAAAGCTGCCATCATAGGTTTTTCTATGATCTTATTGCTTATCCCTGTAAATATGGTCATGGAGTTATTCAGGGAACGACAGTCCCGCCAGCAGGAAGCCATCGAAGAGGTGAGCAGTAAATGGGCGAATGAACAAATTGTAGCGGGACCAATATTGGCGATTCCGAAATTGGATCGATCCGATTATTTTTATATCCTGCCTTCACAGCTTGATATCGAAAATCAACTGGATGCTGAAACCCGTCACAGGGGCATATTCCCCGTGTCATTATTCCGCAATAACATCACGCTGAAAGCGAGCTTCCCCGGGCAGTTACCCCTTCCTACCCTGAACCAAGATCTAGATTGGGCACATGCCAAGCTGATAGTAGGTATCAGTGATTTGCGCGGTGTGGACGAGGTTTCGCAAGCTTCTTTGGATGGCGTTGCCCTGGAGATGCATCCCGGGGCGCCGGGATTAAAGGTGGTTAATAGCTGCCTTTCAGCCGACATCAATTTGGAAGGGAAACAATCATCTGCTGCCGGCATGTTAAGTTTAGTGAAGTTACAACTCCGGGGAAGCGGCGAGATGAATTTTGCTCCCGTTGGAAATCAAACCAATGTTAAGATGCAATCCAGTTGGGAGCACCCGGCATTTAACGGCGCATTCTTACCCACGCAACATAGCTTGAATAATGGTTTTACGGCGAGTTGGAATATCATGAGTATTAACCGTGTTTTTCCACAGTCGTGGATGGGGAATGAATACAGCATGTTAACTTCTGATTTCGGGGTCGAGTTACGTTCTCCCATCACGAATTACCAGATGGCGACCCGGAGCGTGAAATACGCCGTGTTAGTAATTGCACTTACATTCCTGGTTTTCTTTTGTTTCGAATTTACCCGCAAAGCAACTTTCCATCCATTGCATTATATCTTGGTCGGTTTTGCAGAATGTGTTTTTTATTCCTTGCTGATAGCTATCTCTGAGCACCTTGCATTTTCATTAGCATACGGTATCGCGGCGGTAATGACAGTAGGGTTGATTGCCGGGTTTACCTGGTCGATCACCCGTCAACTGGGGCCTGCATTATTTATCGGAATCATGATGGCCGGTTTATACGGTTTCCTGTATTGGGTCATCCAGTCTGAAGATAATGCATTGTTGATGGGATCCGTATTGTTGTTCATCGTCATCGCAATCGTGATGTTTTTGACACGCAACTTAAGATGGCAAAACTTTGCAATTGCAAGGAATTCGTAA
- a CDS encoding diacylglycerol kinase family protein has protein sequence MPHSFKQTVINRAKSFGYAFEGILAFLKSEPNARIHLLAIAVVCTAGIYFHVSNIEWCLLTIAIVSVVTTEMLNTAIEKWMDAAHAERSPVVKFIKDVAAAAVLITAIGAIIIAGLIFLPKIG, from the coding sequence ATGCCACATTCATTTAAACAGACGGTCATAAACCGGGCAAAAAGTTTCGGCTATGCTTTCGAAGGTATCCTTGCTTTCCTGAAAAGCGAACCGAATGCCCGGATTCACTTACTGGCAATAGCCGTGGTTTGTACAGCGGGTATCTATTTTCATGTTTCCAATATTGAATGGTGCTTGTTGACCATTGCCATCGTATCCGTTGTAACAACAGAGATGTTAAATACGGCCATTGAAAAATGGATGGACGCAGCCCACGCGGAAAGAAGCCCGGTTGTAAAATTTATTAAAGATGTGGCCGCCGCCGCCGTCTTGATAACGGCAATAGGGGCTATTATAATCGCAGGTTTGATTTTCCTGCCGAAAATAGGATGA
- a CDS encoding DUF1361 domain-containing protein — MKYLLSRTIYRWHKLSSFNDWVHVTALFAISLVVGKYIITGEYRMFSMIWNLFLAYIPYWISHYFLKKQQVKDSVFLQWIFTLSWFFFLPNAPYMITDLFHLEPGPKYYNWYDLLMLFSFAWLGLMLGFLSLYRIEQGLRKRFPTLQVSIFIQLVIMLNAMGIYIGRYLRWNSWDLVSNPFELFKSILFLIFRPDWYPDFWFFTICLTMMMALLYATAKKSPST, encoded by the coding sequence ATGAAGTATTTACTTTCAAGAACGATTTACAGGTGGCATAAACTTTCCAGTTTCAATGACTGGGTACATGTTACGGCCTTATTTGCCATTTCCCTGGTGGTTGGAAAATATATTATAACAGGGGAATACAGGATGTTCAGTATGATTTGGAATCTATTTCTGGCTTATATTCCTTATTGGATTTCCCATTATTTTTTAAAAAAGCAGCAGGTAAAAGATAGTGTTTTTTTGCAATGGATTTTTACGCTGAGCTGGTTCTTCTTTTTACCGAATGCACCCTATATGATTACGGATCTTTTCCACCTGGAACCGGGGCCCAAATATTATAATTGGTATGACTTGCTTATGCTATTTAGCTTTGCTTGGCTGGGGTTGATGTTGGGCTTCTTATCACTTTACAGGATTGAACAGGGGTTGCGGAAGCGTTTCCCGACTCTACAGGTAAGCATCTTCATTCAATTGGTGATCATGTTAAACGCTATGGGTATCTACATCGGAAGGTACCTGCGGTGGAATTCCTGGGACCTGGTTTCTAATCCCTTCGAGTTATTCAAAAGTATATTATTCTTAATCTTCCGCCCTGATTGGTATCCGGATTTCTGGTTTTTTACTATCTGCCTAACTATGATGATGGCTTTGCTTTATGCAACGGCAAAAAAATCCCCCTCGACATGA